From the Desulfovibrio sp. JY genome, one window contains:
- a CDS encoding PilZ domain-containing protein, producing MRMLLVANEGRARERFVAALAALGAACDVAATSRDLLTAMRHCRYSGVLFDVPTIVRTKDFDRKLLHALAEVYPSARLKYDPATDAIFALGSESGSGCLDGLSVFVAACRDFLPRGLRRGERVDVTLPAVLWRTPPRDDGDGPGGEKTCTTNISSLGCFVFTTAPWTVGAPAWLEFPNITNGAVRAKVAWHEPWGCRRAVPGVGLAFLEQPAALCAELTRLGCDPTDFEVASPPKRP from the coding sequence ATGCGGATGTTGCTTGTTGCCAACGAGGGTCGGGCCAGGGAGCGATTCGTCGCGGCGCTGGCGGCGCTTGGGGCCGCGTGCGATGTGGCCGCCACGTCCCGGGATCTGCTGACGGCCATGCGCCATTGCCGGTACAGCGGGGTGCTCTTCGACGTGCCGACCATTGTCCGGACCAAGGATTTCGACAGAAAGCTGCTCCATGCCCTGGCCGAGGTGTATCCGTCGGCGCGCCTCAAGTATGATCCGGCCACGGATGCGATTTTCGCGCTGGGCAGCGAATCCGGCTCCGGCTGCCTGGACGGGTTGTCGGTATTCGTGGCCGCCTGCCGCGATTTCCTGCCCCGGGGGCTGCGTCGGGGGGAGCGTGTGGACGTGACCCTGCCGGCGGTGCTGTGGCGCACGCCGCCCCGCGACGACGGCGACGGGCCGGGGGGCGAGAAAACCTGCACCACCAATATTTCCTCGCTCGGCTGTTTCGTGTTCACGACCGCGCCCTGGACAGTCGGCGCCCCGGCCTGGCTGGAATTTCCGAACATCACGAACGGCGCGGTGCGGGCGAAAGTGGCCTGGCACGAGCCCTGGGGCTGCCGGCGGGCGGTGCCCGGGGTGGGGCTGGCTTTTTTGGAACAGCCGGCGGCATTGTGCGCGGAGCTGACGCGGCTGGGCTGCGATCCGACGGATTTCGAGGTTGCCTCGCCGCCGAAACGGCCTTAG
- a CDS encoding chemotaxis protein has translation MAQTNILLESGTNELEIIEFYIDEATEPGVKPYRAYYGVNVAKVLEIIRLPKVTGMPQTPHPSVIGTFNLRSRVIPLIDLSLWLGKPMARDENTKVIVSEFNKVINAFMVSGVTRIHRLSWSEVEPPSGFVSTFAANNFTGVVKFEDHIVLLLDMEQIIWDLNPALAMKTEREKAAAAIPEPERSSYKTLVVDDSNSIRRLIASYLEKDGFEVIQDINGQNAWNRLSGWKAEDAKGTPLTRNVNLVVTDIEMPSMDGHTLCKKIKDDPVLKQLPVVLFSSLINDQLYHKGLSVGADDQVTKPEVGTLAERARKLIEEHR, from the coding sequence ATGGCGCAAACCAACATCCTCCTGGAATCGGGCACCAACGAGCTCGAGATCATCGAATTCTACATCGATGAGGCCACCGAACCCGGGGTCAAGCCTTACCGGGCCTACTACGGCGTCAACGTGGCCAAGGTATTGGAGATCATCCGTCTGCCCAAGGTCACGGGCATGCCGCAGACCCCGCATCCGAGCGTGATCGGCACGTTCAACCTGCGCTCCCGGGTCATTCCGCTCATCGACCTCAGCCTGTGGCTCGGCAAGCCCATGGCCCGCGACGAGAACACCAAGGTCATCGTCTCGGAGTTCAACAAGGTCATCAACGCCTTCATGGTCTCCGGGGTCACGCGCATCCACCGCCTCAGCTGGTCCGAGGTGGAGCCGCCCTCGGGCTTCGTGTCCACCTTCGCGGCCAACAATTTCACCGGAGTGGTGAAATTCGAGGACCATATCGTGCTGCTGCTCGACATGGAGCAGATCATCTGGGACTTGAACCCCGCCCTGGCCATGAAGACGGAACGGGAAAAGGCGGCCGCCGCCATCCCGGAACCCGAGCGCTCCTCCTACAAAACCCTGGTCGTGGACGACTCCAACTCCATCCGTCGGCTCATCGCCTCCTATCTGGAGAAGGACGGCTTCGAGGTCATCCAGGACATCAACGGCCAAAATGCCTGGAACCGGCTGTCCGGCTGGAAAGCCGAGGACGCCAAGGGGACGCCGCTTACCCGCAACGTCAACCTGGTTGTCACGGACATCGAAATGCCGTCCATGGACGGCCATACGCTGTGCAAGAAGATCAAGGACGACCCGGTGCTCAAGCAGCTGCCGGTGGTGCTCTTTTCGTCGCTTATAAACGACCAGCTCTACCACAAGGGGCTTTCGGTCGGGGCCGACGACCAGGTGACCAAGCCCGAGGTCGGAACCCTGGCGGAACGGGCGCGCAAGCTCATCGAGGAGCACCGCTAG